From one Malus sylvestris chromosome 1, drMalSylv7.2, whole genome shotgun sequence genomic stretch:
- the LOC126618906 gene encoding histone H4: protein MSGRGKGGKGLGKGGAKRHRKVLRDNIQGITKPAIRRLARRGGVKRISGLIYEETRGVLKIFLENVIRDAVTYTEHARRKTVTAMDVVYALKRQGRTLYGFGG, encoded by the coding sequence ATGTCAGGACGCGGAAAGGGAGGCAAGGGCCTGGGCAAGGGCGGAGCGAAACGGCACCGTAAGGTCCTCCGCGACAACATCCAGGGCATCACCAAGCCGGCGATTCGGAGGCTGGCCAGAAGAGGCGGGGTGAAGAGAATCAGCGGGCTAATCTACGAGGAGACCAGAGGCGTCCTCAAGATCTTCTTGGAGAACGTGATCCGTGACGCTGTGACGTACACCGAGCACGCCCGCAGGAAGACGGTCACCGCCATGGACGTCGTCTATGCTCTCAAGAGGCAGGGTAGGACCCTCTACGGATTCGGGGGTTAA